The Methylobacterium sp. PvR107 genome contains a region encoding:
- a CDS encoding DUF1972 domain-containing protein has protein sequence MSDRAPAVLILGTRGIPAAHGGFETFAERFALHMAGRGWRVGVYCQKDVDRVGSRISSRRWEGVELITVEVGLRGPAATLAFDAICAHDAAGRDGVCLVLGYNGAVFLPYLRARGGRILTNMDGIEWLRPKWSLPVRAFFYVSEWIAAWSSQRLVADHPAIADHLAERRSRDAIATIPYGGDPPPPGLGPPPLGLEPDRYLVSIARIEPDNSILTLVEAFSRRPRGMRLVVLGTMKVGDPYHRAVEDAASTEVLFPGAIYQADQVQALRVHARAYLHGHTVGGTNPSLVEALWAGNAVIAHDNPFNRGTAGDAQFYFTDGDSCAAAIERVLADEIAVSSARTAARQRAESFRWDDVLAAYEEEVRRVGGYPKAPLRRPAPVITPARATAGTEL, from the coding sequence ATGTCGGATCGCGCGCCCGCGGTACTTATTCTCGGAACGCGCGGCATCCCTGCCGCCCATGGCGGATTCGAGACTTTCGCTGAACGTTTCGCGCTGCACATGGCGGGCCGCGGTTGGCGCGTCGGTGTGTACTGCCAGAAGGATGTCGATCGCGTGGGCTCGCGGATCTCGTCGCGGCGGTGGGAGGGCGTCGAGCTGATCACCGTCGAGGTCGGCCTGCGCGGTCCGGCCGCCACGCTGGCCTTCGACGCGATCTGCGCCCACGACGCAGCCGGTCGGGACGGGGTCTGCCTCGTGCTGGGCTATAACGGGGCGGTGTTCCTGCCTTATCTGCGCGCTCGCGGCGGCCGGATCCTGACCAACATGGACGGGATCGAGTGGCTCCGCCCGAAATGGTCACTGCCGGTGAGGGCGTTCTTCTACGTCAGCGAATGGATCGCCGCCTGGTCGTCGCAGCGGCTCGTGGCGGACCATCCGGCCATCGCCGATCATCTCGCCGAGCGCCGCTCACGCGACGCCATCGCGACGATCCCGTATGGGGGCGATCCGCCGCCACCGGGTCTCGGGCCGCCGCCGCTGGGCCTGGAACCCGATCGTTACTTGGTTTCGATCGCCCGCATCGAGCCCGACAACAGCATCCTGACGCTGGTCGAGGCGTTCTCGCGTCGGCCGAGGGGAATGCGGCTCGTGGTGCTCGGCACGATGAAGGTCGGCGACCCCTACCACCGCGCCGTAGAGGATGCCGCTTCGACGGAGGTGCTGTTTCCCGGCGCCATCTACCAGGCCGACCAAGTCCAGGCCCTGCGGGTTCACGCCCGCGCCTACCTACACGGACACACGGTTGGCGGCACCAATCCGTCGCTGGTCGAGGCCCTCTGGGCGGGCAATGCGGTGATCGCCCACGACAACCCGTTCAACCGCGGCACCGCGGGCGACGCCCAGTTCTACTTCACGGATGGGGATTCCTGCGCCGCCGCGATCGAGCGCGTGCTCGCCGACGAGATTGCAGTCAGCAGCGCCCGTACGGCGGCGCGGCAGCGCGCCGAGAGCTTCCGCTGGGACGACGTGCTGGCGGCCTACGAGGAGGAGGTGCGGCGGGTCGGCGGCTATCCGAAGGCGCCACTCCGCCGCCCCGCGCCCGTCATCACGCCTGCCCGCGCAACCGCCGGGACGGAATTGTGA
- a CDS encoding glycosyltransferase family 4 protein, which translates to MPARELRITCVHQGYELYGSDRCFIETVRAMRALHPRAQIDVVLPQTGPIVAALQPYASHIVVEPLWILRRKNLARLATLGMMALPGAVLRALRRIRASDLVYINTSVVADYLLAARLCPGHSIVHVHEIAEGAVLAVLRGLIRWSGASVVFNSRATERAFAFPPCLLTRVVYNGIAGPAEPNPSTYDGTRPLRVLMLGRISRIKGQDVLIEAMASLPEATRRRIELRIVGNAFEDEARERALAARIAATSLSDHVSLRPFVTDPAALYRWADVVAMPSQQPESLGRVAIEAMSYGVPPLVTAIGGLPEVVEHGKTGWIVAPGGPEPLAETLAWIVADPESWREFGRAARTRYEALFSEQSAADGIASMVQATLSRAPAP; encoded by the coding sequence GTGCCTGCGCGGGAACTACGCATAACCTGCGTGCACCAGGGCTATGAGCTTTACGGGTCCGACCGCTGCTTCATTGAGACGGTGCGGGCCATGCGGGCCCTCCATCCGCGGGCGCAGATCGACGTGGTCCTACCCCAAACCGGCCCGATCGTCGCGGCCCTGCAGCCCTACGCATCTCACATCGTTGTCGAGCCGCTCTGGATCCTGCGGCGAAAGAACCTGGCGCGCCTCGCCACGCTGGGCATGATGGCGCTGCCCGGCGCGGTGCTGCGCGCGCTGCGACGAATCCGTGCGAGCGACCTCGTTTATATCAACACCTCCGTCGTGGCCGATTACCTGCTGGCCGCGCGGCTATGCCCCGGGCACAGCATCGTGCACGTCCACGAGATCGCGGAGGGGGCGGTGCTGGCGGTCCTGCGCGGGCTGATCCGCTGGAGCGGCGCCAGCGTGGTGTTCAACTCGCGCGCCACGGAGCGCGCCTTCGCGTTCCCGCCATGCCTCCTGACGCGGGTGGTCTACAACGGCATTGCCGGGCCGGCCGAGCCGAACCCCTCGACCTACGACGGAACCCGCCCGCTCCGGGTGCTGATGCTCGGGCGGATCAGCCGGATCAAGGGCCAGGACGTGCTGATCGAGGCGATGGCCTCGCTCCCGGAGGCGACGCGGCGACGGATCGAGCTGCGCATCGTCGGCAACGCCTTCGAGGACGAGGCCCGCGAGCGCGCCCTGGCGGCCCGGATCGCCGCGACCAGCCTGTCGGACCATGTCAGCCTCCGGCCGTTCGTGACCGATCCGGCCGCGCTCTATCGCTGGGCCGATGTGGTGGCCATGCCGTCGCAGCAACCCGAATCCCTCGGGCGGGTGGCGATCGAAGCCATGTCGTACGGGGTGCCGCCGCTTGTGACGGCGATCGGCGGCCTGCCGGAGGTCGTGGAACACGGCAAGACCGGATGGATCGTGGCGCCCGGCGGCCCCGAGCCGCTCGCCGAAACGCTGGCGTGGATCGTCGCCGACCCGGAGAGCTGGCGCGAGTTCGGCCGTGCGGCACGCACGCGCTACGAGGCCCTCTTCTCGGAACAGTCCGCGGCCGACGGAATCGCCAGCATGGTGCAGGCGACGCTGAGCCGAGCGCCGGCACCGTGA